A window of Chloroflexota bacterium genomic DNA:
CTGGCTGCCTCGCGAGCCGGCGAAGAGGAGGAGGCGTTGATCGAAACGTTCGGCGCCGAATACCAGGACTACATGCGACGCACCCCCCGGTTTCTGCCGGGCCTGGGACGCTGGGGAGAAGGAAGGTGAAAAACCCCACTCTCTGGGGTGTCTACTTCGTGATCGCCATCCTGTGGACCGCGGGCAACCTGTGGCTGTACCACAGACGCACCCAGCCCGGACGGGAGTTAGGCCTATCCGGGTCGCTATCCATCTGGGCCTGGGATGCATACATGGTCTGCGGGCTCGTCGCGGGAGCCGTGTATCGCCCCTTTGGGGTCCGATTCCCGGCCATCTGGCGGGTCCTCGGGCTGATCGCCGCCCTGGCCGGCGTGATCCTGGCGCTGTGGGGCATGATCGAGTTTCGCTCTCTGGCCCGGATCTCGGCGCTGGAGGAGGGCCGGCTGATCACGACGGGTATCTACGGCCACGTGCGGCATCCACAGCACGCCGGGCTGTTGGCGGCCGCCTTCGGCTCGGCCATCGCCTTCCAGACATGGCTCGGTCTGCTGGTCGCGGTCGTGATCTTGATGTGGTCGTTGATCCAGACCCGGCTGGAGGATCGGCGACTGATCGTCCTCTTCGGCGATGAGGCGCGACGCTACATCGCAGCCGTGCCGAGGTATGTGCCCAGATGGGCCGCATACGGAATGGAGGGAAGATGACATGGCTTTGTGCAGCCCTGGGATCCTCCATAGCCGCCTGGGTGGTATTTGGCATATACGTCTTTTCAGAGGTAAAGAAGACTTACGACAGAGGAGGCGTATTCACAAACAAGCTCCTGACACTTTGGCTCATCATGTGGGGATTTTATCACCTCGCCGTGATCCTGTCGGCGTTGTATGCCGTGTGGCCGATACCCATCAACAAGACGATGGCATTCGCAGGCGGTTCGGTCATGATCAGCGTTGGAGTGCTTACACTGGCAACCGGGATGATCGAGTTCCGCACCTTGCGCAGGAGCTGTGGACAGGACACATCCGAGCTTGTAACCACCGGGATATACCGATGGAGCAGAAATCCGCAGTTCATGGGTTGTCTTCTCTATCTCCTAGGGATATCCCTTCTCGGGCGCTCAGGGCTTGCTTTTGTGCTCACGGGGGCGGCCTCCCTCGTCATCTATCTGTACACCGTCCATCTGGCAGAGCCCTACCTTGAACGTCTGTACGGAGAAGAGTACCGCCTGTACAAATCGAGAACCGCAAGGTGGATTGGGATCCCTAAAGTGCGACAGCACTCTGATATCGAGCCGCCGTCTGCCAGCCACACATAAACACGATACGGAGGGATGATGCCCATGAGAGGTCCTTTGCTACTTGAGCGGGAGCCACGCACACACCGCCCCGTCCGGCTCCTGTCCGTGTTGCTGGTGCTGATCTCGTTGGCTCTAGCCGGATGTGGCGGCCGAGGGGAGGCAGGCCAGCGAGAGCTGAAGCTGGCGCCGGCATCCCGATTGCCCAAAGAGGTCCAGAGGGCGCCGACCACGGTGCGCGAGGCGTATCAGTTCGCCCTGGCCAATCCCGATGTGCTCAAATATATCCCCTGCTACTGCGGCTGTGGCGCCGACCACGGGAGCGTCAAGGACTGCTTCGTGCGCGAGGTACGCCCCGACGGATCGGCCGTGTTCGACGAGATGGGCCTGGGCTGAAGCATCTGCGTGGACATCACGCGTGACGTGATGCGCTACTGGCAGGAGGGGAAGTCGCTGGTCGAGATCCGGAAGAGCATCGACGCCACCTACAGCCGTTTCGGGCCGCCAACGGACACGGAGTGGCCACAGCAGTAGGAGCGAGGCATTCCCACCGGTATGGTTACCGGTGGGCACACGCTTGGAGGAAATCACCCGCATTCACCACGCGTCGCCAGGGAATGCCTCGCCCAAGGAAGAAGAGCGA
This region includes:
- a CDS encoding isoprenylcysteine carboxylmethyltransferase family protein, whose protein sequence is MKNPTLWGVYFVIAILWTAGNLWLYHRRTQPGRELGLSGSLSIWAWDAYMVCGLVAGAVYRPFGVRFPAIWRVLGLIAALAGVILALWGMIEFRSLARISALEEGRLITTGIYGHVRHPQHAGLLAAAFGSAIAFQTWLGLLVAVVILMWSLIQTRLEDRRLIVLFGDEARRYIAAVPRYVPRWAAYGMEGR
- a CDS encoding isoprenylcysteine carboxylmethyltransferase family protein; translated protein: MTWLCAALGSSIAAWVVFGIYVFSEVKKTYDRGGVFTNKLLTLWLIMWGFYHLAVILSALYAVWPIPINKTMAFAGGSVMISVGVLTLATGMIEFRTLRRSCGQDTSELVTTGIYRWSRNPQFMGCLLYLLGISLLGRSGLAFVLTGAASLVIYLYTVHLAEPYLERLYGEEYRLYKSRTARWIGIPKVRQHSDIEPPSASHT